One stretch of Acholeplasma laidlawii PG-8A DNA includes these proteins:
- a CDS encoding NAD(P)H-dependent glycerol-3-phosphate dehydrogenase — MKISVIGGGSWGTTLAQVLTDNGHETLIYDVNPEAVKKINNNIHPFFDNKITGIRATLDLKESIDYADYILLAVPTKFMRDSLRDINKLATRKLYFINVSKGIEPVTLKRVSEIVTDEITPELLGAYAVLTGPSHAEEVIERKLTVLTAASDVEWFRKSVQQLFSNQSYLRVYTSDDLIGCEVGGAIKNAIAIVSGMMTGYGLGENARAALITRGILEIVRVVVHYGGKKETAFGLTGIGDLIVTASSYNSRNFNAGLKIGQGTPVEQVLSESKMVVEGVRAIQAAKDLCVQTGIELPIIEITYEVIFNNMSVKEAIQNLLTRELKEEVIA; from the coding sequence ATGAAGATTAGTGTAATTGGTGGCGGTTCTTGGGGAACTACACTTGCTCAAGTACTAACTGATAATGGACATGAAACATTGATTTATGATGTGAATCCTGAAGCAGTTAAAAAGATTAACAATAATATCCATCCATTTTTCGATAATAAGATTACTGGCATTCGTGCCACATTAGATTTGAAAGAATCTATTGATTATGCTGATTACATTTTACTTGCAGTGCCTACTAAGTTTATGCGTGACTCCTTAAGAGATATTAATAAACTAGCAACTAGAAAACTATATTTTATCAATGTATCTAAAGGAATTGAACCTGTAACACTTAAACGTGTTTCAGAAATTGTAACTGATGAAATTACCCCAGAATTACTTGGTGCTTACGCAGTATTGACAGGGCCATCTCATGCTGAAGAAGTTATCGAACGTAAACTTACAGTATTAACTGCTGCAAGTGATGTGGAATGGTTTAGAAAAAGTGTTCAACAACTCTTTTCAAATCAAAGCTACTTACGTGTTTATACATCAGATGATTTAATTGGCTGTGAAGTCGGTGGTGCAATTAAAAATGCGATTGCTATCGTATCGGGTATGATGACAGGTTATGGTTTAGGAGAAAATGCACGTGCAGCATTAATTACACGTGGGATCCTAGAAATTGTACGTGTTGTTGTTCACTATGGTGGTAAAAAAGAAACTGCGTTTGGCTTAACAGGTATTGGAGATTTAATTGTAACAGCTTCAAGTTATAATTCTAGAAACTTTAATGCAGGTTTAAAGATAGGTCAAGGTACACCAGTTGAACAAGTTTTAAGTGAATCTAAGATGGTTGTAGAAGGTGTTCGTGCAATCCAAGCAGCAAAAGATTTATGTGTTCAAACAGGAATTGAGTTACCTATTATTGAAATCACTTATGAGGTTATCTTTAATAACATGAGTGTCAAAGAAGCGATTCAAAATCTATTAACTAGAGAGTTAAAAGAAGAAGTTATTGCTTAA
- a CDS encoding HU family DNA-binding protein, whose protein sequence is MNKTELVALVADKAEVTQAMAEKVVNSFVDVVTETLSKDEKVVVTGFGTFEVRNRVARRGKNPRTGEEIIVPAQKTPAFKAGKLLKDAVK, encoded by the coding sequence ATGAACAAAACTGAATTAGTTGCATTAGTTGCCGACAAAGCTGAAGTTACTCAAGCTATGGCTGAAAAAGTCGTTAACTCGTTTGTAGATGTCGTTACAGAAACTCTTTCTAAAGACGAAAAAGTAGTTGTTACGGGATTTGGTACTTTTGAAGTACGTAATCGTGTTGCACGTCGTGGTAAAAATCCACGTACTGGTGAAGAAATTATTGTCCCAGCACAAAAAACACCTGCTTTCAAAGCTGGTAAATTATTAAAAGACGCAGTTAAATAG
- a CDS encoding pseudouridine synthase — MERLSKVIAQAGCASRRKAENLITEGKVKVNDEVINVLGYKVSPKDIITVEGKPLVKEPLVYYLLNKPTGYLSTTADIHKRRNILDLILKEDQNVRLFPIHKLEYDTSGLLLVTNDGELTKKLTSQSESIQKEYVIRTKGIMIKERIREIKRGIKVENKIIKPVDIAIVELDKAHQSTLVKMIITNESAKELKTMFKQLGHEVKNMTRIRFDSLTLEGVNRGSYRKLKSHEVKYLYRS; from the coding sequence ATGGAAAGATTATCAAAAGTCATTGCTCAGGCTGGGTGTGCATCCAGACGTAAAGCAGAAAATTTAATTACAGAAGGTAAGGTTAAGGTTAATGATGAAGTCATTAATGTTTTAGGCTATAAAGTTAGTCCTAAAGATATCATTACTGTTGAAGGCAAACCCTTAGTCAAAGAACCTTTAGTATACTATTTACTAAATAAACCTACCGGTTATCTTTCTACAACCGCTGATATACATAAGCGTCGTAACATTTTAGACCTTATTTTAAAAGAAGATCAAAATGTTCGTTTATTTCCAATACATAAACTTGAATATGATACATCTGGTTTATTGCTTGTAACAAACGATGGTGAATTAACAAAGAAATTAACAAGCCAAAGCGAAAGTATTCAAAAAGAATATGTTATACGTACTAAAGGTATCATGATTAAAGAGCGTATCCGTGAAATCAAACGCGGTATTAAGGTTGAAAACAAAATTATTAAACCAGTTGATATAGCAATTGTTGAACTTGATAAAGCACATCAATCCACATTAGTTAAAATGATAATAACCAATGAATCAGCTAAAGAACTAAAAACCATGTTCAAGCAACTTGGACATGAGGTTAAAAACATGACTCGTATTAGATTTGATAGTCTAACACTAGAAGGTGTTAACCGAGGAAGTTATAGAAAATTAAAATCTCACGAAGTAAAATACTTATATCGTAGTTAA
- a CDS encoding metallophosphoesterase family protein, producing the protein MKLLITGDIHGRNDVLEKVLKREPTFDLHLNTGDLGLDLQTIENAKMIAVKGNTDYYLDLPTERLIEFKGLNILLTHGHLQNVKYGLNELIMMAKEMGADICIFGHTHDAFYRSIDNIIFINPGALTGQKNKTYAVYEKEKVSIINVD; encoded by the coding sequence ATGAAATTATTGATTACTGGCGATATACATGGAAGAAATGATGTACTTGAAAAAGTATTGAAACGAGAACCTACATTTGATTTACATCTAAATACTGGTGATTTAGGTTTAGATTTACAAACTATTGAAAATGCTAAAATGATTGCTGTTAAAGGTAATACGGATTATTACCTAGATTTACCAACCGAAAGACTCATTGAATTTAAAGGTTTAAACATATTACTGACACATGGTCATCTTCAAAATGTAAAGTATGGTTTAAATGAATTAATCATGATGGCTAAAGAAATGGGTGCAGACATCTGCATATTTGGACATACGCATGACGCATTTTATAGAAGTATTGATAATATTATATTTATAAACCCAGGTGCCCTGACCGGACAAAAGAATAAGACATACGCAGTATACGAAAAAGAGAAAGTGAGCATCATAAATGTTGATTGA
- a CDS encoding S1 RNA-binding domain-containing protein, whose protein sequence is MNDFIIPKKGQIIEGEVFQVKKNYVLLDINAATEGTIYAEYFDRPAPEDLRKVIKKGDKVRAKVEKISEDDRSSLIMLSRLPLLHEKNMEKIQKAFDEKLEIETVVKSANDKGLVLNFEGIELFLPYSLLDFELKDQKDKLIGQSLVVLIEEFKADRKRPKLIATRKPIFEARRQEEQQQRQEARQEELETITTGAVLEGVVESFETHAAFVRFEHVSGMLRISQVSHHRIDKIEDVLEIGQKVQVKVIKKEGNRLDLSMKALQPTPYEAYLKAHKVGETVKGKVVSKLPFGILVELDRDVKGLLHKSEYSWNPQSNFDAYIKIDDEIEAVILSKDAKKERISLSKKVLEDNPWAKLNLRVGQDIEVRIEEVTKEEVKVSFESVDGIIPKNEAHNDPKVNIDEYYQVGDTVKAKVIEFNKQNWVLKLSVKRLLNLQERQEFEKYMGDADEAESLTLGDIYTNLGKDKKKK, encoded by the coding sequence ATGAATGATTTTATAATCCCTAAAAAAGGACAAATTATCGAAGGTGAAGTTTTTCAAGTAAAGAAAAATTATGTACTTTTAGACATTAACGCAGCTACAGAGGGAACTATCTATGCTGAGTACTTTGACAGACCTGCACCTGAGGATCTAAGAAAAGTTATCAAAAAAGGCGATAAAGTACGCGCTAAGGTAGAAAAAATAAGTGAAGATGATCGTTCATCTTTAATCATGTTATCTAGATTACCACTTTTACATGAAAAGAATATGGAAAAAATCCAAAAAGCTTTTGATGAAAAGTTAGAAATTGAAACTGTAGTTAAGTCAGCTAATGATAAAGGTTTAGTATTAAACTTTGAAGGAATTGAATTATTCTTACCTTACTCATTATTAGATTTCGAATTAAAAGATCAAAAAGATAAACTTATTGGACAATCATTAGTGGTATTAATTGAAGAGTTTAAAGCAGATCGTAAACGTCCTAAATTAATTGCAACTAGAAAACCTATTTTTGAAGCACGTCGTCAAGAAGAGCAACAACAACGTCAAGAAGCACGCCAAGAAGAATTAGAAACAATTACAACTGGTGCTGTATTAGAAGGTGTTGTTGAATCCTTTGAAACACACGCTGCATTTGTACGTTTTGAACATGTATCAGGTATGTTACGTATTTCTCAAGTGTCACATCATAGAATTGATAAAATTGAAGATGTCTTAGAAATCGGACAAAAAGTTCAAGTTAAAGTGATCAAAAAAGAAGGTAACCGTCTAGATTTATCTATGAAGGCTTTACAACCTACACCATATGAAGCATACTTAAAAGCTCACAAAGTTGGAGAAACAGTAAAAGGTAAAGTCGTATCTAAATTACCATTTGGTATTTTAGTAGAACTTGATCGTGATGTTAAAGGTTTACTTCATAAGAGTGAATATTCATGGAATCCTCAATCTAATTTTGACGCATACATCAAAATTGATGATGAAATTGAAGCAGTTATTTTATCTAAAGATGCTAAGAAAGAAAGAATTTCACTTTCTAAGAAAGTATTAGAAGATAATCCATGGGCTAAACTTAACTTAAGAGTTGGTCAAGATATTGAAGTACGTATTGAAGAAGTAACAAAAGAAGAAGTCAAAGTATCTTTTGAATCTGTTGATGGTATCATTCCAAAAAATGAAGCACATAACGATCCAAAAGTGAATATTGATGAGTATTACCAAGTTGGTGATACTGTTAAAGCTAAAGTGATTGAATTTAATAAACAAAACTGGGTATTAAAATTATCTGTTAAACGTTTATTAAACTTACAAGAACGCCAAGAATTTGAAAAATATATGGGTGATGCTGATGAAGCAGAAAGCCTAACACTAGGTGACATATATACAAATTTAGGCAAAGATAAAAAGAAGAAATAA
- the der gene encoding ribosome biogenesis GTPase Der: MPFTVAIVGRPNVGKSSLFNRIIGERFSITDDVAGVTRDRIYAQAEWLTKRFSLIDTGGIDVGDAPFLTQIKHQAEIAMDEANVIIFVVDGLSGLTDSDYYIAKLLYKTDKPVIVAVNKIDDIVHAHNAFEFYALGFGDPIAVSSHHGIGVGDLLDKTLSYMVEEEKVHEKGIISFSVLGRPNVGKSSLVNAIIGEERVIVSDISGTTTDAIDTTFTKDKQKYTIIDTAGIKKRGKVYENLDKYSVLRAMTALERSDIALLVLDATAGIQEQDGHVAGYIMQYMRGCIIVVNKWDLIEKDSKTMKKFETEIRETFKFLPYAPIVFVSAKENQRVHTIFPVLREVYENFTKQLPTKLVNDTLYDAVAMNPPAIFNHGKANFSYATQVDTKPPTIAIFVNDPVFIHFSYERYLQNQFRDNFELTGTPLKFVFRKKDNYED, translated from the coding sequence ATGCCATTTACTGTAGCAATCGTCGGTCGTCCAAACGTCGGCAAATCATCACTGTTTAATCGTATAATAGGTGAAAGGTTTTCGATCACGGACGATGTAGCGGGTGTCACAAGAGACCGTATCTATGCTCAAGCAGAGTGGTTAACTAAACGATTTAGTCTAATAGACACTGGGGGCATCGATGTTGGTGATGCCCCTTTTTTAACTCAAATTAAACACCAAGCAGAAATAGCAATGGATGAAGCAAATGTCATTATTTTTGTTGTTGATGGCTTAAGTGGTTTAACAGATAGTGATTACTATATTGCAAAACTACTTTACAAGACAGATAAACCTGTCATTGTTGCTGTTAATAAAATTGATGATATTGTACATGCCCATAATGCTTTTGAGTTTTATGCACTTGGATTTGGTGATCCAATTGCAGTATCCAGTCACCATGGTATTGGTGTCGGTGATTTATTAGATAAAACATTAAGTTACATGGTTGAGGAAGAAAAAGTACATGAAAAAGGGATTATTTCTTTTTCAGTTCTAGGTCGACCAAATGTTGGTAAGAGTTCATTAGTTAACGCCATTATTGGTGAAGAGCGTGTGATCGTCTCAGATATTTCTGGTACAACCACAGATGCAATTGATACAACATTTACAAAAGATAAACAAAAATATACGATTATTGATACTGCTGGTATTAAAAAGCGTGGTAAGGTATACGAAAACTTAGATAAGTATTCTGTATTACGTGCCATGACTGCACTTGAGCGTAGTGATATTGCACTACTTGTACTTGATGCAACAGCAGGTATACAAGAACAAGACGGCCACGTTGCTGGCTATATTATGCAATATATGCGTGGATGTATTATTGTCGTGAACAAATGGGATTTAATTGAAAAAGATAGTAAGACAATGAAGAAGTTTGAAACTGAAATCCGTGAAACGTTTAAGTTCTTACCTTATGCACCAATTGTCTTTGTTTCTGCTAAAGAAAACCAAAGAGTTCATACAATATTCCCTGTATTAAGAGAAGTATATGAAAACTTCACGAAACAATTACCTACAAAACTTGTGAACGATACTTTATATGATGCTGTAGCAATGAATCCACCTGCTATATTCAATCATGGTAAAGCAAACTTCTCATATGCTACACAGGTGGATACAAAACCACCTACGATTGCAATTTTCGTTAACGATCCAGTATTCATTCATTTTAGTTATGAACGTTATTTACAAAATCAGTTTAGAGATAATTTTGAATTAACGGGTACACCGTTAAAATTCGTCTTTAGAAAGAAGGATAACTATGAAGATTAG
- a CDS encoding ankyrin repeat domain-containing protein gives MDLFKYAYDNDVSSLQTHIDFLGIKDQRGKGLLHHAVLGSSMDVIDYLLNQEIDLNLKDQLGETALFDCARKAKLNIAKKLLAKYARVDIKNNRDETVLHLAAHKGNLDMVKLLLEYKADPKAKNNEDRLPIHYAILAGHMDVVTYLLEYAKTSYFYLDSNKDSFLHYAARTTNVSMVEHFLEHKLDPNLLNDHFETPLFNAVRFGQKDIVQLLLKYDAYVEIYNRRYETPLNLAKINDDIVIYELLKEWQLSPDYTNLLNDQILTLAVLNRDHLKLRTLIDNGYLLKKDRLKQNAFDYAQHYKLSACVNVLRQLI, from the coding sequence ATGGATTTATTTAAATATGCATATGATAATGATGTGTCTAGTCTTCAGACTCATATCGATTTTTTAGGTATTAAAGACCAAAGAGGTAAGGGATTACTTCATCATGCAGTACTAGGCAGTAGTATGGATGTTATTGATTATTTATTAAATCAAGAAATTGATTTAAATCTAAAAGATCAATTAGGAGAAACTGCACTTTTTGATTGTGCCAGAAAAGCTAAACTAAATATTGCTAAAAAACTATTAGCTAAATATGCACGTGTAGACATCAAAAATAACCGTGATGAAACAGTTTTACATTTGGCAGCTCATAAGGGTAATCTAGATATGGTTAAATTACTACTTGAATATAAAGCAGACCCTAAAGCTAAAAATAATGAAGATAGATTACCAATACACTATGCAATACTTGCAGGACATATGGATGTAGTTACATATCTCTTAGAATACGCTAAGACTTCATACTTTTATTTAGACAGTAATAAAGATTCGTTTTTACATTATGCTGCTAGAACAACCAATGTATCTATGGTAGAACACTTTTTAGAACATAAATTAGATCCTAATTTATTAAATGACCACTTTGAAACACCACTGTTTAACGCCGTAAGATTTGGTCAAAAAGACATTGTCCAACTTTTACTAAAGTATGATGCATATGTTGAAATATATAATAGACGCTATGAGACACCATTAAATCTAGCAAAAATTAATGATGACATCGTTATTTATGAACTATTAAAAGAATGGCAGTTATCGCCAGATTATACAAATTTATTAAATGATCAAATACTTACACTAGCAGTATTAAATAGAGATCACTTAAAACTTAGAACACTTATTGATAATGGCTATTTATTAAAAAAGGACAGATTAAAGCAAAACGCATTTGATTATGCACAGCACTATAAGTTAAGTGCATGTGTTAATGTACTTAGACAACTCATTTAA
- a CDS encoding type II 3-dehydroquinate dehydratase codes for MKIAIVHGPNLNMLGKRDVNHYGMMTLDDINCHIQNTFPKVDFEFFQSNHEGAIIDFLQETACDAIVINAGAYTHTSIAIRDCLETIKLIKVEVHLSNIYEREAFRKINYIKDVVNQTFFGKKEQSYMDAVTYILEKMSNF; via the coding sequence ATGAAGATAGCTATTGTTCATGGTCCAAATTTAAATATGTTAGGTAAAAGAGATGTAAATCATTATGGCATGATGACACTTGATGATATCAATTGTCATATTCAAAATACATTTCCTAAAGTAGACTTTGAATTTTTCCAAAGTAATCATGAAGGTGCAATCATTGATTTTCTTCAAGAAACAGCATGTGATGCTATCGTAATCAATGCAGGTGCATATACACATACGTCGATTGCTATTAGAGATTGTTTAGAAACAATTAAGTTAATTAAAGTGGAAGTTCATTTATCAAATATTTATGAACGAGAAGCTTTTAGAAAGATAAATTATATAAAAGATGTGGTAAATCAAACATTTTTTGGTAAAAAAGAGCAGTCTTATATGGATGCAGTTACTTATATACTTGAAAAAATGAGTAATTTCTAG
- a CDS encoding CPBP family intramembrane glutamic endopeptidase, with translation MYDHLDEIENEFKEIHEEQKNKDEVDPKMQKIYRNNLFLYLAYMILPIILSIFILIALTDIDFFFQDVNASEFAITNAVNDVNGLLIVDPNNFENLDSAYESFLIPVGADGTHIIYVHASATFITDTDFFDSVLEGDVYTYTLKASVLNDIIDGNIKKWPNNAQINFHIPYDDVSPLVAGSSVDNIIELTKENSVPTVALNAIFAFTLMLIIAIPMVIISKPILIGDFNLLKVDNESVGTVLAKSGIGVLYMFGGNIAVGILVMAISTMFQIPDQVSANQLAINLMLKSPYFILMIITAVVIGPIVEELVFRKSFFGLIKNENWALVISSLVFGLIHISTEILTGDIGMVIVSSLPYIAGGFIFGYIYMINKKNIVIPIIAHMGYNLISVLMSMFLLYVL, from the coding sequence ATGTATGACCATTTAGATGAAATAGAAAATGAATTTAAAGAAATTCATGAAGAACAGAAGAACAAGGATGAAGTAGATCCAAAAATGCAAAAAATTTATAGAAATAACCTATTCTTATACTTAGCGTATATGATACTACCAATTATTCTTTCTATATTTATTTTAATCGCATTAACTGATATCGACTTTTTCTTTCAAGATGTGAACGCTAGTGAATTTGCAATCACTAATGCAGTCAATGATGTCAATGGATTACTGATTGTCGATCCAAACAATTTTGAAAATCTTGATTCAGCTTATGAATCTTTCTTAATACCGGTTGGAGCAGATGGTACCCATATCATTTATGTACACGCTTCAGCAACCTTTATTACAGATACTGACTTCTTTGATTCCGTCTTAGAAGGCGATGTTTACACCTATACATTGAAGGCATCAGTGCTCAATGATATCATAGATGGAAACATAAAAAAATGGCCTAATAACGCCCAAATTAACTTCCATATACCCTATGATGATGTTTCACCACTAGTGGCAGGTTCTTCTGTTGACAATATCATCGAATTGACCAAAGAAAATTCAGTCCCAACAGTAGCTTTAAATGCAATATTCGCGTTTACATTAATGTTAATTATTGCAATTCCGATGGTAATCATTTCTAAACCAATTTTAATTGGAGACTTCAATTTATTAAAGGTAGATAATGAAAGTGTTGGCACAGTTTTAGCAAAATCTGGTATTGGTGTGCTTTACATGTTTGGTGGTAATATTGCTGTTGGTATTCTTGTCATGGCGATTTCTACAATGTTTCAAATCCCTGATCAAGTATCTGCAAATCAGTTAGCAATTAATTTAATGTTAAAGTCACCTTACTTTATTTTAATGATTATTACTGCTGTTGTTATTGGACCTATTGTTGAGGAATTGGTATTTAGAAAATCATTCTTTGGTTTAATTAAAAATGAAAACTGGGCACTTGTTATTTCTTCACTAGTGTTTGGATTAATCCACATCTCAACTGAAATTCTTACAGGCGATATTGGTATGGTGATTGTAAGTAGCTTACCATATATTGCAGGTGGATTTATATTTGGTTACATTTACATGATTAATAAGAAAAACATTGTGATACCGATCATTGCACACATGGGTTATAATTTAATATCTGTTTTAATGTCCATGTTCTTACTTTATGTTTTATAA
- the efp gene encoding elongation factor P — protein sequence MVSTSDFKTGLTIEVDGQIYVILDFLHSKTARSGALINTRLRNLRTKNIQEITFKSGDKVERAIIDRIKMQYLYASGDTHVFMNMETYEQIEVDKSQIEYELNFLYESLEVEINFYGTEIIGVNLPEKLVLEVKETVPGVKGDTKTNAMKDAYLASGYLVKVPMFIETGEKIIVNTTEGTYVSRA from the coding sequence ATGGTATCTACAAGTGATTTTAAAACAGGCTTAACAATCGAAGTTGACGGCCAAATCTATGTAATATTAGACTTCCTACATTCTAAAACAGCTAGAAGTGGAGCGCTAATTAATACAAGATTACGTAATTTACGTACAAAAAACATTCAAGAAATAACTTTCAAATCTGGCGATAAAGTTGAACGTGCGATTATCGACCGCATTAAAATGCAATACTTATATGCATCAGGTGACACACACGTATTCATGAATATGGAAACTTATGAACAAATCGAAGTGGACAAATCTCAAATCGAATACGAACTTAATTTCTTATATGAAAGTTTAGAAGTTGAAATCAACTTTTACGGAACAGAAATTATTGGTGTAAACTTACCTGAAAAATTAGTATTAGAAGTTAAAGAAACTGTACCTGGTGTTAAAGGTGATACAAAAACTAACGCAATGAAAGATGCTTATTTGGCGTCTGGATACTTAGTTAAAGTACCAATGTTCATTGAAACTGGTGAAAAGATCATCGTGAATACAACTGAAGGTACTTACGTTTCAAGAGCGTAA
- the cmk gene encoding (d)CMP kinase, producing MAGFKVAIDGPAGSGKSSISKNVAHKLGMTHIDTGAMYRAVTLLAIENQIDMNDESQYRFLEDVQITYRDDHIYIGDRIVEKEIRSKAVTDHVSLVSSFPYVRKKLVEIQQKLGETNNIIMDGRDIGTVVLPDADLKIFLIADVRERAKRRQQDKQNQGYEVDIEKLIEEITRRDQLDSQRKISPLKKAEDAIVVDSTHMSLQQTVKKIIELIQSAKGVINE from the coding sequence ATGGCAGGATTTAAAGTGGCCATTGATGGTCCCGCAGGAAGCGGTAAATCATCAATTAGCAAAAATGTAGCGCACAAACTAGGTATGACCCATATAGATACGGGTGCCATGTACCGAGCAGTCACCCTTTTAGCCATCGAAAATCAAATTGACATGAATGATGAATCTCAGTATCGCTTTTTAGAGGACGTACAGATAACTTATAGAGATGATCACATCTATATAGGTGACCGTATTGTTGAAAAAGAAATTCGTTCTAAAGCGGTCACTGACCACGTGTCACTAGTCTCAAGTTTTCCTTATGTGAGGAAGAAGTTAGTTGAAATACAACAAAAACTTGGCGAAACAAACAATATCATCATGGATGGTAGAGATATTGGTACAGTTGTCTTACCAGATGCAGACTTAAAAATATTTTTAATCGCTGATGTAAGAGAACGTGCTAAAAGAAGGCAACAAGATAAACAAAACCAAGGCTATGAAGTAGATATCGAAAAGTTAATTGAAGAAATTACAAGAAGAGATCAACTAGACTCACAAAGAAAAATATCACCACTTAAAAAAGCAGAGGATGCAATCGTGGTAGACTCGACACATATGTCATTGCAACAAACAGTTAAAAAAATAATAGAGCTGATACAGTCAGCAAAAGGAGTAATCAATGAATGA
- a CDS encoding phosphotransferase, with amino-acid sequence MLIEDKIVEIATRVFQVNEIDVRVDSRFKGGMSNYTYLVYVKEQPYVIRIIGDGGEVLVKPSIEKKHIQQAKALNLNSELVYFDSKTGVKVSKYVEGTPLSVSMEETDYPLVANALKTLHQAKLPGEDYGLKERLRRYEKLLKKEPSTTYYTLKMQWLKLYDAYFSKLPKVLCHGDAQRSNLVKSGDKIYLLDWEFSGLNDPYYDIASFGNIDFKDAEKLLGYYLERTPSAFELAHIRFYRMYQVLQWHIVATYKHEINLSEKLHLDFEMIAGKYLSLAGHFLEQLKEIEQFK; translated from the coding sequence ATGTTGATTGAAGATAAAATCGTAGAAATAGCTACAAGAGTATTTCAAGTAAATGAAATAGATGTAAGAGTAGATTCAAGATTTAAAGGAGGTATGAGTAACTACACCTACTTGGTCTATGTCAAAGAACAACCATATGTCATTAGAATTATTGGTGATGGTGGTGAAGTTTTAGTTAAACCAAGTATTGAAAAAAAGCATATTCAACAAGCAAAAGCTTTAAATCTTAACTCAGAATTAGTTTATTTTGATTCTAAAACAGGTGTTAAAGTTTCAAAATATGTAGAAGGTACACCGCTATCTGTTAGTATGGAAGAAACAGATTATCCATTAGTAGCTAATGCATTAAAAACACTTCATCAAGCTAAATTACCTGGTGAAGACTATGGATTAAAAGAACGTTTAAGAAGATATGAAAAGCTTCTTAAAAAAGAGCCATCAACTACGTATTATACACTTAAGATGCAATGGCTTAAATTATATGATGCTTATTTTTCTAAATTACCTAAAGTGCTATGCCACGGTGATGCACAGCGCTCTAATTTAGTGAAATCAGGGGATAAAATCTATTTATTAGATTGGGAATTTTCTGGATTAAATGACCCTTACTATGATATTGCATCGTTTGGAAACATTGATTTTAAAGATGCTGAAAAATTATTAGGTTATTATCTAGAACGTACACCATCTGCTTTTGAACTTGCACATATACGTTTTTATAGAATGTATCAAGTGTTACAATGGCATATTGTTGCAACCTATAAACATGAAATTAATTTATCAGAGAAACTTCATTTAGATTTTGAAATGATTGCAGGCAAGTATTTAAGTTTAGCTGGCCACTTTTTAGAACAACTAAAGGAAATTGAGCAATTCAAGTGA
- the rdgB gene encoding RdgB/HAM1 family non-canonical purine NTP pyrophosphatase — MDIIFASNNYHKFIEMESILKPHQITLLKDFQIDEKEIIESGLTFEANAQIKARAFAKRFNQVAIADDSGIIIEAISPLPGIYSKRYSGLGDTVNNIKVLDVLKNKENRQARFVCAIAIAFPDGKIFTYVGNMLGNIALNLKGSMGFGYDPIFIPDGKQETLGELGSTYKDEHSHRRHALNNFLEAKDEIIDYWRYTWKK, encoded by the coding sequence ATGGATATAATATTTGCATCAAATAATTATCATAAGTTCATAGAAATGGAAAGTATTTTAAAACCACATCAGATCACTTTATTAAAAGACTTTCAAATAGATGAAAAAGAAATTATAGAATCCGGATTAACCTTTGAAGCAAATGCACAGATTAAAGCACGAGCATTTGCTAAAAGATTTAATCAAGTGGCCATTGCAGATGATTCTGGTATCATTATAGAAGCGATAAGTCCCCTACCAGGGATCTATTCGAAACGGTATAGTGGATTAGGTGATACTGTGAATAATATTAAAGTATTAGATGTACTAAAAAATAAGGAAAATCGTCAAGCAAGATTTGTATGTGCGATTGCAATTGCGTTTCCTGATGGTAAAATATTTACATACGTTGGCAACATGTTAGGCAATATAGCTTTAAACTTAAAAGGGAGTATGGGATTTGGTTATGATCCAATCTTCATACCAGATGGTAAGCAAGAAACACTGGGTGAATTAGGTTCAACTTATAAAGATGAACATTCGCATAGAAGACATGCTTTGAACAACTTTTTGGAGGCTAAAGATGAAATTATTGATTACTGGCGATATACATGGAAGAAATGA